The Sulfurihydrogenibium sp. YO3AOP1 genome has a window encoding:
- the dtd gene encoding D-aminoacyl-tRNA deacylase translates to MIAVVQRVTKSSVEVDGKVVGEIRKGVNILLGVAEDDTEEDINKLVNKIVYLRMFEDEDKKMNYSLLDINGEALIISQFTLLANLKKGRRPSFEYAAKPDKAKALYEKFVEEFSKYVKVQTGIFGADMKVYILNDGPVTFILDSKQL, encoded by the coding sequence TTCAAAGAGTTACAAAGTCAAGCGTTGAAGTAGACGGTAAGGTTGTAGGAGAAATAAGAAAAGGAGTTAATATACTTCTTGGGGTAGCCGAAGATGACACAGAAGAAGATATAAATAAGTTAGTTAATAAAATTGTTTATTTAAGAATGTTTGAAGATGAGGATAAAAAGATGAATTATTCGCTTCTTGATATCAACGGAGAAGCTCTTATTATTTCTCAGTTTACACTTCTTGCTAATTTAAAGAAAGGAAGAAGACCATCTTTTGAATATGCTGCCAAGCCAGATAAAGCTAAAGCTTTATATGAAAAATTTGTAGAAGAGTTTTCTAAATATGTGAAAGTTCAAACAGGTATTTTTGGTGCTGATATGAAAGTTTATATTTTAAACGATGGACCAGTAACATTCATCCTTGATTCAAAACAGTTATAA